A genome region from Primulina eburnea isolate SZY01 chromosome 9, ASM2296580v1, whole genome shotgun sequence includes the following:
- the LOC140840574 gene encoding SWR1 complex subunit 6, with amino-acid sequence MDEEMPSSLRRMSMRTRKVAPKMAAALSSTDNRTQAMLARLEALENDNAGLETVQVDDDDEASLDDDDQAYQKKQNKSTKRKTRQAKALENAKKAPRTFLELLHEANLESSPSHVPTYLRAAVGPPSSSARRHFCTVCGFSANYTCVQCGMRFCSIRCRNIHNDTRCLKFVA; translated from the exons ATGGACGAAGAGATGCCCAGTTCACTACGACGTATGTCCATGCGAACTCGAAAGGTTGCCCCTAAAATGGCGGCAGCCCTTTCCAGCACTGATAATCGGACTCAG GCTATGCTTGCTCGTCTGGAAGCTTTGGAAAATGATAATGCTGGATTGGAGACTGTACAAGTTGATGACGATGATGAAGCGTCTCTCGACGACGATGACCAAG CATATCAGAAGAAGCAAAACAAAAGCACAAAACGCAAAACTCGTCAGGCTAAAGCGCTTGAAAATGCTAAGAAGGCCCCAAGAACATTCCTTGAGCTCTTGCATGAG GCCAATCTGGAATCATCGCCTTCACATGTACCCACCTACTTGAGAGCGGCTGTGGGACCTCCAAGTAGTAGTGCCCGTCGCCATTTTTGCACAGTTTGTGGGTTTTCTGCTAACTATACGTGTGTGCAGTGTGGAATGCGGTTTTGTTCAATTCGATGCCGGAATATACACAACGATACCCGTTGCTTGAAATTTGTTGCTTGA
- the LOC140840575 gene encoding U-box domain-containing protein 26-like — protein sequence MKGGAEMAVPPLFTCPISLDLFRDPVTLCTGLTYDRYHIEKWLAAGNLTCPVTMQKLDDLSIVPNRTLRHLINQWLQSSTQIQQVCVELTDADPLFDSMKQVIESDESTLKNRLQVLEKIEYLFQEDPFSNSCLIRLDFFGLLLELALGNAKNLHIQESLILVEKSLICALKLMPFSEVVGLNILKKVSKFEGFIHLFEQGSSCIKKSLCLIVEAISTRLDNRDLCEKIGKSTKISTAIVHLILQESEEVAAGIRAMSALSNLEANRENLVLEGAVQALISYVSNLEKHEKKLASIAISTIERLLSVETAKRVVINHPFGVESLVKMVFRVSNHEGSESAVNTLLIICCDSRIGREKAIVNGIITQLLLLLQSQCNGRTKTKARMLLKLLRSMWSEDSSHVL from the coding sequence ATGAAGGGTGGAGCAGAAATGGCAGTTCCTCCTTTATTCACATGCCCCATAAGTTTAGACTTGTTCAGAGATCCTGTCACTCTCTGTACTGGATTAACATACGACAGATATCATATCGAAAAATGGCTTGCCGCGGGGAACTTGACGTGCCCCGTCACAATGCAAAAGCTCGACGACCTTTCGATTGTGCCGAACCGCACACTTCGCCATTTGATCAACCAGTGGCTCCAATCCAGCACCCAAATTCAGCAAGTTTGCGTTGAGCTTACTGATGCAGACCCTTTGTTTGATTCGATGAAGCAAGTTATTGAGTCAGATGAATCCACATTGAAGAACAGGCTACAAGTGCTAGAAAAGATCGAATATTTGTTCCAAGAAGATCCCTTCAGCAATTCTTGCCTGATCAGATTAGATTTCTTTGGACTTTTACTTGAACTTGCTTTAGGAAATGCCAAGAACTTGCATATTCAAGAAAGTCTCATTCTTGTTGAAAAATCACTGATTTGTGCCCTGAAGTTGATGCCTTTTAGTGAAGTAGTAGGTCTCAACATATTGAAAAAAGTCTCCAAATTTGAAGGGTTCATTCATTTATTTGAGCAAGGGAGCTCTTGCATCAAGAAAAGCTTATGTCTAATAGTGGAGGCAATTTCAACAAGACTAGATAATCGAGACCTCTGCGAAAAGATCGGTAAATCGACAAAGATTTCGACAGCAATCGTCCATCTCATCCTTCAAGAATCCGAGGAAGTAGCAGCTGGGATCAGGGCAATGTCAGCACTATCCAACCTCGAAGCGAACCGCGAAAATCTAGTACTAGAAGGTGCGGTTCAAGCGCTGATATCCTACGTATCGAACCTCGAAAAGCACGAAAAGAAGTTAGCATCAATCGCAATCTCGACAATTGAAAGACTTTTATCAGTGGAGACTGCAAAAAGAGTCGTGATAAACCATCCGTTCGGAGTCGAGTCGCTCGTGAAGATGGTTTTCAGAGTGTCGAATCACGAAGGCAGCGAAAGCGCGGTGAATACGCTCCTGATCATATGTTGTGATTCAAGAATCGGTAGGGAAAAAGCCATTGTTAATGGGATTATAACTCAGTTGCTGCTGCTCCTGCAGAGCCAGTGCAATGGGAGGACTAAGACCAAGGCCAGGATGTTGTTGAAGTTGCTTAGATCCATGTGGAGTGAAGACTCTAGCCATGTGTTGTAG